ATAATCTAAAGGTAAAAAACAAAGTAGATCTAGACTATTTGCACGCATTTGACTGTTTGCCAGCAAAAATTGACTCAGCTGTAACCTTATCATAGAAGTGAATCTGCACGAGTTTCGTACACTTTTTTCTAGTAAACAGAAGGTCCCCACATATCTGGAAGTATTATTAAGGTTAATTTATACTCCCTGTAGAATTACTAAATCTATTCAAAGTCTATTTAATTGTTCATTAGTGTCATTGCTCACCTTTAATTTACTCCTATAAATTAAGGAGTTTTTAAATGGATGATTTGTTTGCCTTTCTCTTACAAAAACCCACTATTCTAAcgtaaaattgtaaataatcaACAATGGAGATCCAGGAGTTTTCTTTAACAAACAACGATATAAATAGCTAAAAATacaccaaaaaataaaagttacataAATCGGCAACGTTATATGGAAGCATTGGGGGGAAATTTACGGATAAAGGAAAGGATTTCGTCCGAAATTTGTTGGGCTTTTTCTTGATGTATAAAATGGTGGCCATCTATAATAACAACTTCAAGGTTGGGAACAAGAGTCTTGAAAATACCACTTTCCACAAAAGCCTTTGTACCAAATGTTTCAAGATCAAAAGCCATGTCTTTGTTTCCTGCTATGAACTTCGTTGGAACTGTTATCTTTGATCCTTGCCATGGTGCAAGAAGCTCCCAGTTTCTGTAACCATAGACCATCAGCGGAAGTAAAAAGGTGAGTTCTTTCACTAACAATAACATCtgtcagattttatttttactctatAACAAGATTGGTTTATGATAAGATGAAATAGTTTATGCTTAGCTCAGAAGtcaacttaatttaaatttatctttgtCAAACTATATTGttggaaatataatataaaattagccCACAacttatatacaattttataagtGCTATCAGCCGCCaaaaaaagagttgtttttTCCAAGTTTGACTATAGTAGAGAATTCAAAGTTGCATTGTGTAGTTGGCAAGGAATtgaattattatgttttaaaattaagcaAGAAAAGCAGTAATGAAAATACTTACAAGTCCATTGCACGGTAATAATTGAGTGGACCAGTAAAACCAGACTCTTGAAATTTGTCTGCAAAAACCGTGAGTTCTTCCTCAGTTATCCATGATGGCACAACAGAAGGTGTTGGCAGGAAATCAATTAGCTCCATGCCTTCTGGAGATGCTAGAAAATCTGTCTTTATCATCAGAATAAacttcttcatcactgtcagATAATCATATCTAGCAAAAGCTCTCTCTGCTCTGCCTGGTTCCTGCATACCCAACTCAACAAATAAATCACATCCTAAAAGCAATTCAGGCAAGCACAAATCTTAGATTTGTAATAAAATTCAtgtttttaaatacataaaaatgtcAAAACAAACAGCAAGTAAAGGGAACCTGGAACTGGCAGACATGACTCTGATCTCCGAATAATTTTCTGATAGTTTCAACCGTTTTACTGGTGGGTGATCTTGGGTGGTAAGGAACACCCAAAGCAACAAATCCTTTTACTCTGTCAGGTCTAAACAGACTCAGATGCCATCCAATTGTTGATCCCCAATCAGATCCAACAACAAATGCCTGTATTGTTCAAGTGGGTCAAAAAGGAAGCATGATCATACAAAAAAATGTATACAAgtttagaaagaaagaaagaaaaagaaatgagaaaattttGATACCTGTTGTTCACCAAAATGGTCAAGCAAAGCTATAAGGTCACCTACAAGGTGGTGATAAGTGTAGGAAGTAGGTTGAATAGGAGAATCAGAGTCACCATAGCCTCTTAGATCAGGTGCAACTGCATGATAGCCATGTTGGGCCAAGTAATTGATCTGGTGGCGCCAGGCATACCATAGTTCTGGGAAGCCATGAAGCAGAAGAACAAGTGGGCCTGTTCCTTTCTCTGCTACATGTAACCATATCCCGTTGGCTTTGATTCTTTGGTGTTTCACTTCATTCACCATCTCCAAGTGCTCCATAACCTTTCAGGATCAAATTAACCAAACTACGATGTTTCCTTAAGAATGAATGAACAAGTTCAAACATGTCTTCAAGACACTCTTAAATGTCAAACCCAAACTCTGACTTGTTAAAC
This genomic stretch from Vigna radiata var. radiata cultivar VC1973A chromosome 7, Vradiata_ver6, whole genome shotgun sequence harbors:
- the LOC106767414 gene encoding uncharacterized protein LOC106767414 — encoded protein: MEHLEMVNEVKHQRIKANGIWLHVAEKGTGPLVLLLHGFPELWYAWRHQINYLAQHGYHAVAPDLRGYGDSDSPIQPTSYTYHHLVGDLIALLDHFGEQQAFVVGSDWGSTIGWHLSLFRPDRVKGFVALGVPYHPRSPTSKTVETIRKLFGDQSHVCQFQEPGRAERAFARYDYLTVMKKFILMIKTDFLASPEGMELIDFLPTPSVVPSWITEEELTVFADKFQESGFTGPLNYYRAMDLNWELLAPWQGSKITVPTKFIAGNKDMAFDLETFGTKAFVESGIFKTLVPNLEVVIIDGHHFIHQEKAQQISDEILSFIRKFPPNASI